From a single Planctellipticum variicoloris genomic region:
- a CDS encoding DEAD/DEAH box helicase, with amino-acid sequence MQPETTDSTRITGSANEGVLRGPHIPAGQFADETAQGTPGVQRLELGLNCDIYAAGLNSALQRAPRIETTLIALPKGVTLGPSWKPTRPRVVTFGLTFAEGTAFLPPKSEKKPDEELRSLEPPKADLPTVEEETGVEAPKKQVTRIKPPASAISLEDRLFYVLQPPLQTWLAGQELIMPFEPFPYQYEGIGWLFSRDAALLADEMGLGKTMQTITAIRLLIRSGQVRRVLLICPKPLLPNWQREFQTWAEELPFVVVEGDTERRRMTWTMQGVPVLIANYEAMVRDFASFPEGEFPSFDLVVLDEAQRIKNRESRTAVTARALPRKRSWALTGTPIENRPEEMGALYEFMEIVPPGASPDLRQLQALSKEFVLRRTKDLVMKDMPPRLDRDALLELSPAQQIAYDMAEKDGIVHLNELGDQISVQHVFELVLRLKQITNWDPLTGESAKLDRLQADMEEIAASGGKAILFSQWTRCLDWLYEHTKQYGALIYHGGVPTKKREPVLKKFKEDPDSHLILMSYGTGAVGLNLQFAGYVFLFDRWWNPAIEDQAINRAHRIGCKSQVIVTRFISTGTIEERIDRVLNEKRELFRTILGEGDNTNASLSLNASEIFGLFDLKARSPKGPRSIGPKPPDAA; translated from the coding sequence ATGCAGCCGGAAACGACCGACTCGACGCGAATTACCGGCAGCGCCAACGAGGGAGTGCTGCGCGGCCCCCACATTCCGGCGGGGCAGTTTGCCGATGAAACGGCGCAGGGAACCCCCGGCGTTCAGCGGCTGGAGCTGGGGCTGAACTGCGACATCTACGCGGCAGGCCTCAACAGCGCTTTGCAACGGGCGCCCCGAATCGAGACCACGCTGATCGCGCTCCCCAAAGGAGTGACCCTCGGCCCCTCCTGGAAGCCGACTCGCCCGCGCGTTGTGACTTTTGGATTGACGTTTGCCGAAGGGACCGCCTTCCTCCCGCCGAAGTCTGAGAAGAAACCCGACGAAGAGCTCCGTTCGCTGGAGCCTCCCAAAGCGGACCTCCCGACCGTCGAGGAGGAGACCGGGGTCGAGGCGCCGAAGAAACAGGTCACGCGGATCAAGCCGCCAGCCAGCGCGATTTCGCTGGAGGACCGGTTGTTCTACGTGTTGCAGCCGCCGCTGCAGACCTGGCTGGCGGGCCAGGAACTGATCATGCCGTTCGAGCCCTTTCCCTATCAATACGAGGGGATCGGCTGGCTGTTTTCGCGGGATGCGGCCTTGCTGGCGGACGAGATGGGGCTCGGCAAGACGATGCAGACCATCACGGCGATCCGGCTGCTGATCCGCAGCGGCCAGGTCCGCCGGGTGCTGCTGATCTGCCCGAAGCCGCTGTTGCCGAACTGGCAGCGGGAGTTTCAGACGTGGGCGGAGGAATTGCCGTTCGTGGTGGTGGAAGGGGACACCGAGCGAAGGCGCATGACCTGGACGATGCAGGGGGTCCCGGTGTTGATCGCCAACTACGAGGCCATGGTTCGCGACTTCGCCTCGTTTCCGGAGGGCGAGTTTCCCAGCTTTGATCTGGTGGTCTTGGACGAAGCGCAGCGGATCAAGAACCGCGAATCGCGGACGGCCGTCACCGCCCGCGCCCTCCCCCGCAAGCGAAGCTGGGCTCTCACGGGGACGCCGATTGAGAATCGCCCCGAAGAAATGGGGGCGCTCTACGAGTTCATGGAGATCGTTCCGCCGGGCGCCAGTCCCGATCTGCGGCAGCTTCAGGCGCTGTCGAAGGAATTCGTGCTGCGGCGGACCAAAGACCTGGTCATGAAGGACATGCCCCCCCGGCTCGACCGGGACGCCCTGCTGGAGCTCAGCCCGGCCCAGCAGATTGCCTACGACATGGCCGAAAAAGACGGCATCGTGCACCTGAACGAGCTGGGAGACCAGATCTCCGTGCAACATGTGTTCGAACTGGTGCTGCGGCTGAAACAGATTACGAACTGGGACCCGCTGACCGGGGAATCGGCGAAGCTGGACCGGTTGCAGGCGGATATGGAGGAAATCGCCGCGAGCGGAGGAAAAGCGATCCTCTTCAGCCAGTGGACGCGCTGCCTGGACTGGCTGTACGAGCATACGAAGCAGTATGGGGCGCTGATCTATCACGGCGGCGTGCCGACGAAGAAGCGCGAACCCGTGCTGAAGAAATTCAAGGAGGATCCCGATTCGCACTTGATTCTGATGAGCTACGGCACCGGAGCCGTCGGGCTGAACCTGCAGTTCGCCGGCTACGTGTTCCTGTTCGACCGCTGGTGGAATCCGGCGATCGAGGACCAGGCGATCAACCGGGCGCACCGGATCGGCTGCAAGAGCCAGGTCATCGTGACGCGGTTCATTTCGACCGGCACGATTGAGGAGCGGATCGACCGCGTGCTGAACGAAAAGCGGGAGCTGTTCCGAACAATTCTCGGAGAGGGCGACAATACCAACGCCTCTCTGAGCCTCAACGCGTCTGAGATTTTCGGCCTGTTCGACCTGAAGGCCCGCAGCCCGAAAGGACCGCGGAGCATCGGGCCGAAGCCCCCTGATGCCGCCTAG
- the nrfD gene encoding NrfD/PsrC family molybdoenzyme membrane anchor subunit — MATVTASLVDNSIETPGQRAPLVLGGQDYASVTDTVCRIAEAPRMPLAWYVALAISSSLTAMLGVVVAYLLATGIGVWGNMNPVFWAFDIVNFVFWVGIAHAGTLISAVLFLFRQNWRTSINRASEAMTIFAVICAGMFPAIHVGRIWVIWYTAPLPTQNWVWQNFRSPLMWDVFAISTYASVSAIFWYMGMVPDFATFRDRATNKWKYFAYGILSLGWNGSARAWHRYERAYLLLAAMSTPLVLSVHTIVSFDFATSQLPGWHTTIFPPYFVAGAIFSGFGMVLTLMVPSRELFGLKDLITPRHLENMCKIILATGTIVGYSYAMEFFIAWYSGSRYEQFAFINRAFGPYWWAYWTMVSCNVLSPQLFWFKKFRTTPWLMFIVSIFVNIGMWFERFVIVVTSLHRDFLPSSWAYYMPTTIDICTLIGSFGLFFTLFLLFLRFLPVVAMAEIRGVMPHPQGEGEQH; from the coding sequence ATGGCCACTGTCACCGCCTCACTGGTCGACAACTCGATCGAAACGCCGGGCCAGCGCGCACCGCTGGTCCTGGGCGGACAGGATTACGCGTCGGTCACCGACACGGTCTGCCGGATTGCCGAAGCTCCGCGGATGCCGCTCGCGTGGTACGTTGCGCTGGCGATCTCGTCGTCGTTGACGGCGATGCTGGGCGTGGTGGTGGCGTATCTGCTGGCGACCGGCATCGGGGTCTGGGGTAATATGAACCCCGTCTTCTGGGCGTTCGACATCGTCAACTTCGTGTTCTGGGTCGGTATCGCTCACGCGGGGACGTTGATTTCGGCGGTGCTGTTTCTGTTCCGCCAGAACTGGCGGACGAGCATCAACCGCGCCTCGGAAGCGATGACGATTTTCGCCGTGATCTGCGCCGGCATGTTTCCGGCGATTCACGTCGGTCGAATCTGGGTCATCTGGTACACGGCGCCGCTGCCGACTCAGAACTGGGTCTGGCAGAACTTTCGCAGCCCGCTGATGTGGGACGTGTTTGCGATTTCGACGTATGCCAGCGTTTCGGCGATCTTCTGGTACATGGGCATGGTTCCCGACTTCGCCACGTTCCGCGACCGGGCCACGAATAAGTGGAAGTACTTCGCCTATGGAATTCTGAGCCTGGGCTGGAACGGCTCCGCCCGCGCCTGGCACCGCTACGAACGGGCGTACCTGCTGCTGGCCGCCATGTCGACGCCCCTGGTGCTGTCGGTCCATACCATCGTGAGCTTCGACTTCGCCACATCTCAGTTGCCCGGCTGGCACACCACGATCTTCCCGCCCTACTTCGTGGCGGGAGCCATTTTCAGCGGCTTCGGAATGGTGCTGACGCTGATGGTTCCCTCGCGGGAGCTGTTCGGGTTGAAGGATCTGATTACGCCGCGGCACCTGGAAAACATGTGCAAGATCATTCTGGCGACGGGAACGATCGTCGGTTACTCGTATGCGATGGAGTTCTTCATTGCGTGGTACAGCGGAAGTCGATACGAGCAGTTCGCGTTCATCAACCGGGCGTTCGGCCCGTACTGGTGGGCGTACTGGACGATGGTCTCGTGCAACGTGCTCAGCCCGCAGCTCTTCTGGTTCAAGAAGTTCCGGACCACCCCCTGGCTGATGTTTATCGTTTCGATCTTCGTCAACATCGGCATGTGGTTCGAACGATTCGTCATCGTGGTGACGTCGCTGCACCGCGACTTTCTCCCGTCGAGCTGGGCGTACTACATGCCGACGACCATCGATATCTGCACGCTGATCGGCAGTTTCGGATTGTTTTTCACGCTGTTCCTGCTCTTCCTTCGATTTTTGCCCGTCGTGGCGATGGCGGAAATTCGGGGCGTGATGCCGCATCCGCAGGGCGAGGGCGAGCAGCACTAA
- a CDS encoding cytochrome c3 family protein: MRRFQFPTWVDRLLPIAGAGVVFLALYVGGAIYVGDAPGTLDVGYMPKQPVPYSHAIHAGKLKIDCRFCHNTVEVAGNAAVPPTATCGKCHSGPVDGVQVKTAIHTASPKLSLVRESLTTGKAISWAKVHDLPDYAYFDHSVHVARGVSCVSCHGRIDQMEEVRQVAPLSMFWCLECHRNPDPNLRPRELVTQLDWKPDEDPADLGKALRTEHHIDPKVNCSTCHR; this comes from the coding sequence ATGAGACGGTTCCAATTCCCGACCTGGGTCGACCGTCTTCTGCCCATCGCTGGCGCAGGAGTCGTGTTTCTCGCACTCTATGTCGGTGGCGCGATTTACGTCGGCGATGCACCGGGCACGCTCGACGTCGGCTACATGCCGAAGCAGCCCGTGCCCTACAGCCACGCCATTCACGCGGGCAAGCTCAAGATCGACTGCCGATTCTGCCACAACACCGTCGAGGTCGCGGGCAACGCCGCAGTCCCCCCGACCGCCACTTGCGGCAAGTGCCACAGCGGCCCCGTCGACGGCGTCCAGGTCAAGACCGCGATCCACACGGCCAGCCCCAAGCTGTCTCTCGTGCGGGAAAGCCTCACGACCGGCAAAGCCATTTCGTGGGCCAAGGTCCATGACCTCCCGGATTACGCCTACTTCGACCACAGCGTTCACGTCGCCCGCGGCGTGAGCTGCGTCAGTTGCCACGGCCGCATCGATCAGATGGAAGAAGTCCGCCAGGTTGCTCCGCTGAGCATGTTCTGGTGCCTCGAATGCCATCGCAATCCCGATCCAAACCTCCGTCCGCGCGAACTGGTGACCCAGCTCGACTGGAAGCCCGACGAAGATCCCGCGGACCTCGGCAAGGCGCTGCGGACCGAGCATCACATCGACCCGAAGGTGAATTGTTCGACATGCCATCGGTAA
- a CDS encoding TAT-variant-translocated molybdopterin oxidoreductase, translated as MPSVTESKKYWRSLEELQDTPEFREMLHREFPVAASEFPSGFSRRRWIQLMGAALSLGGAAGCRWQADHEVTFAVRPKNRIPGVPQKYATSYQVAGVSRGLVVTDYDGRPIKVDGNPQHPQSLGGTDVWSQALVLQMYDPDRSRHILDRTGKEPVEKSWDEFKFALGKLVEAAGTSQGKGLRVLSEASSSQTLAMLKAKLLEKLPQARWIDFDPINRDNDIAGSELAFGKPVRTLLDLSKADVILSLDADLFGDHGSKLVNIRQWAARREPKADGGMNRMYVVESLYSTTGANADHRLPLTPNNIGPFLAAVEERVDAHLAGKEPAAAGEKYDGKFLAAVASDLVEAKGKSAVVVGSRQPAAVHALAHRLNLKLENLGHAVLAAPETQAGGQLAAIKDLAAEMAAGSVETLIILGGNPVYNAPADVKFGDALAKVANSIHLSEFDDETSHACKWHVNRAHAFEAWSDGRSFDGTVTLAQPMIDPLFDGKSDLELLATILGDDRDGQTLVKAALADVLPKDRAEKAWNKLVHDGFLPDSGLASIRVQLKPDLELDFKGSAADSTDLTVIFQTDASVYDGRFGNNAWLQETPDIVTKMVWDNAALISPKTAEKLGLKISDLVEVAVGGLKITAPVFIVPGTAQNVVGLALGYGRTHAGHVGGLAYEKVGSVGCNAYALRTTTAPDHAVGAKLTKTGKTYPISTTQDHHAIDLAGLAETFGRIGLLAREGTLEEYKQEPHFAEHKVHHPPLESLWTERSSEGHAWGMSIDLSKCVGCNACMVACQSENNVPIVGKEQVGRNREMHWIRVDRYFSADPRDPDSFDNPQMITQPLPCQQCENAPCEQVCPVAATVHSPEGLNDMAYNRCIGTRYCANNCPVKVRRFNFFDFNKEYDKANTELQQMVLNPEVTVRERGVMEKCTYCVQRIQNGKIVAKRENNRPLVDGEIRTACQDACPANAIEFGDLMVKENRVAVAHENPRAYAMLSELNIKPRTKYLARIRNPHPSLAPKLADHGHGHGHEKNHDDGHKDAEHKDDHKA; from the coding sequence ATGCCATCGGTAACCGAATCGAAAAAATACTGGCGCAGTCTCGAAGAGCTGCAGGACACTCCGGAATTCCGCGAGATGCTGCATCGGGAGTTCCCGGTCGCCGCCTCGGAATTTCCGTCGGGATTCTCGCGCCGACGCTGGATCCAGCTCATGGGCGCCGCCCTGTCGCTGGGAGGCGCCGCCGGCTGCCGCTGGCAGGCCGATCACGAAGTCACCTTCGCCGTGCGGCCCAAAAACCGCATCCCCGGCGTGCCGCAGAAGTACGCGACGTCCTACCAGGTCGCCGGCGTCTCCCGCGGTCTGGTCGTCACCGACTACGACGGTCGACCGATCAAAGTCGATGGCAATCCGCAGCATCCGCAGAGCCTCGGCGGCACCGATGTCTGGTCGCAGGCCCTCGTGCTCCAGATGTACGACCCGGACCGCAGCCGCCACATCCTCGACCGGACCGGCAAAGAACCGGTCGAAAAGTCCTGGGACGAATTCAAGTTCGCCCTTGGCAAGCTCGTCGAGGCGGCAGGCACATCGCAGGGCAAAGGCCTGCGCGTCCTGTCGGAAGCCAGCTCCTCGCAGACCCTGGCCATGCTGAAGGCCAAGCTGCTCGAAAAGCTGCCGCAGGCCCGCTGGATCGACTTCGACCCGATCAACCGCGACAACGACATCGCCGGCTCGGAACTCGCGTTCGGCAAACCCGTCCGGACGTTGCTCGATCTCTCCAAGGCCGACGTCATTCTCAGCCTCGACGCCGACCTGTTCGGCGATCACGGCTCAAAGCTCGTTAACATCCGCCAGTGGGCCGCACGCCGCGAACCCAAGGCCGACGGCGGCATGAACCGCATGTACGTCGTCGAGAGTCTCTACTCGACGACCGGCGCCAACGCCGATCACCGCCTGCCCCTGACGCCAAACAACATCGGCCCGTTCCTGGCCGCCGTCGAAGAACGCGTCGACGCCCACCTGGCCGGCAAGGAGCCCGCCGCCGCCGGCGAGAAGTATGACGGCAAGTTCCTGGCCGCCGTCGCCTCCGACCTCGTCGAAGCCAAGGGTAAGTCCGCAGTCGTCGTCGGCTCCCGGCAGCCCGCCGCCGTCCACGCCCTGGCGCACCGCCTGAATCTGAAACTCGAGAACCTCGGCCACGCCGTCCTCGCCGCTCCGGAAACGCAGGCGGGCGGCCAGCTCGCAGCCATCAAAGACCTGGCCGCGGAAATGGCAGCCGGATCGGTGGAAACGCTGATCATCCTCGGCGGCAATCCGGTCTACAACGCCCCCGCGGACGTGAAGTTCGGCGACGCCCTGGCCAAGGTCGCCAACAGCATTCATCTCAGCGAATTCGACGACGAAACGTCACACGCCTGCAAGTGGCACGTCAACCGGGCTCACGCCTTTGAAGCCTGGAGCGACGGCCGTTCTTTCGACGGTACCGTCACGCTCGCCCAGCCGATGATCGACCCCCTCTTCGACGGCAAGTCGGATCTCGAACTGCTGGCGACAATCCTCGGGGACGATCGCGACGGACAGACCCTGGTCAAGGCCGCCCTCGCAGACGTCCTCCCCAAGGACCGCGCCGAGAAGGCCTGGAACAAGCTGGTTCACGACGGCTTCCTGCCGGACTCGGGGCTCGCCTCCATCCGCGTGCAGCTCAAACCGGACCTCGAACTCGATTTCAAAGGGAGCGCGGCGGATTCGACCGATCTGACCGTCATCTTCCAGACTGACGCCAGCGTCTACGACGGCCGCTTTGGCAACAATGCCTGGCTCCAGGAAACCCCCGACATCGTCACCAAGATGGTCTGGGATAATGCCGCGTTGATCAGCCCGAAGACGGCCGAGAAGCTGGGGCTGAAAATCAGCGACCTGGTGGAAGTCGCGGTCGGCGGATTGAAGATCACCGCGCCGGTGTTCATCGTGCCGGGGACCGCCCAGAACGTCGTCGGACTGGCGCTCGGCTACGGCCGGACGCACGCCGGCCATGTCGGCGGCCTCGCCTACGAGAAGGTCGGCTCCGTCGGCTGCAACGCCTACGCGCTCCGGACGACGACCGCTCCCGATCACGCCGTCGGTGCGAAGCTCACGAAGACGGGAAAAACCTACCCGATTTCGACGACGCAGGATCACCATGCGATCGATCTGGCGGGTCTGGCCGAAACGTTCGGCCGGATCGGCCTGCTCGCCCGCGAAGGAACGCTCGAAGAGTACAAGCAAGAGCCGCACTTCGCCGAGCACAAGGTCCACCATCCGCCGCTCGAATCGCTCTGGACGGAACGATCGTCGGAAGGCCATGCCTGGGGCATGTCGATCGACCTTTCGAAGTGCGTCGGCTGCAACGCCTGCATGGTGGCCTGCCAGTCGGAAAACAACGTGCCGATCGTCGGCAAGGAGCAGGTCGGCCGCAATCGCGAGATGCATTGGATCCGGGTCGACCGGTACTTCAGTGCGGACCCCCGCGATCCGGACAGCTTCGACAACCCCCAGATGATCACGCAGCCGCTCCCCTGTCAGCAGTGCGAGAACGCCCCCTGCGAACAGGTCTGTCCGGTCGCGGCCACCGTCCACAGCCCCGAAGGGCTCAACGACATGGCGTACAACCGCTGCATCGGCACGCGGTACTGCGCCAACAACTGCCCGGTGAAAGTCCGGCGGTTCAACTTCTTCGACTTCAATAAAGAGTACGACAAGGCCAACACCGAACTGCAGCAGATGGTTCTCAATCCCGAGGTTACCGTCCGCGAACGCGGCGTCATGGAAAAGTGCACCTACTGCGTGCAGCGGATCCAGAACGGCAAGATCGTCGCGAAGCGCGAAAACAATCGTCCGCTGGTCGACGGCGAGATCCGGACCGCGTGCCAGGACGCCTGCCCCGCCAACGCCATCGAATTCGGGGATCTGATGGTCAAGGAGAACCGCGTCGCGGTCGCCCACGAGAATCCGCGGGCCTACGCCATGCTCTCCGAACTGAACATCAAGCCGCGAACCAAGTACCTGGCCCGCATCCGCAATCCGCATCCGTCGCTGGCCCCGAAGCTGGCCGACCACGGACACGGTCACGGACACGAAAAGAATCACGACGACGGTCACAAAGACGCTGAGCACAAAGACGACCACAAGGCCTGA